From the genome of Natrinema marinum:
CTCACATGCGCCGGCCGTCGGCGAGGCGCTCTCGGGAGCGGTCGTCGTCCAGACCGGGTCGCCCGCGCTACTGGTCGGCTTCTTCGCCGGCATCGCGTGCTGGATCGTGGTCTATCCCGCGGCGCTGGCCGCGGCCGGGCGTCGCGTCGACGCCTTCGCGCCCGCGGTCGCCCTCCTGAGCGCGGTCGTCCTCGCCGGGTTCGGCTTGCTCTTTCTGGCAATGGGGGCGCTCCGGATCGTCTGAAAAGCGGAGCGCTCGACTGGCCTCAACACCGGAGCAGTTCGAACGGACTGTCGTCCGATCTCGACTGCGCGTTCTGGCTCTCGTCGCCGTCGGCACTCTCACTGCCCTCAGCGGACTGATTGCCCGTCTCACCGCCGGACCGGTCGGTGCCGGTTTCGCCGATACCCGTCCCGACGTTCTCGAGCATCGGTAGCTGGAAGCCGAACCCCTGGACGAGGTCGAACGATCCGACGGGATCCGAGAGGAAATCGAGGAAGCCATCGCCGACGTACTGGATTCCGGCAACGACCTCGATGATCGAATTCCCGTTGGTCGAGCCGACGAGCTCGGCCCCGATCGACCAGCCGGAGCCGGTCAGCATCGCGGCGTGCATTCGGATCCAGATATTCGTGCCGTCTTCGGCGCCGATCGTGAACTCCGTCCCCGACCCAGTGAAACACGTCGAGACGCGCTGTCCGGCCGCGTCGTTTGCGGTACTCGTGTTGCTTTCGTTCTGTGCCTGCGAACCGGACTGCTGGGTCGCCGTCGCGATCGGTGCGAAAAGAATCAGACAACACAGCGCGACCGCGAGAACTCTCGTCCGACGAGCGCGTACCATTACCACCGTCTCGAGACCACACTGCTATGAACGCACTGGCCGTTTCACGGCGACGGTTCGAGCACCGTTCCTCGGTGGCCAATCGAGAGATCCGTCGAGGCCTCTCTCGGCGTGTTGTCATGGCCGCGCGCAACGGCTGCGAGACGAACGGCCGACTACTCTCCCAGCGCGGCGATCTCGTCCTCGAGCCACTCACTGAACCACTTGACGCGTTTCAGACGCTGGTGGGCGATGCTCTCGGCGGTATCGCTTTGCACGCGCGCAGCGGCGTCGTAACCGCGCTCCAAAACGCGCTCGACCATCTCGTCGGCGTCCATGTGCGTGCGGGCCTCGTAGCCCATCCGGAGCAACATGAGCGCCGTGCCGTTGGCACCGATCTTA
Proteins encoded in this window:
- a CDS encoding DUF7332 family protein codes for the protein MVRARRTRVLAVALCCLILFAPIATATQQSGSQAQNESNTSTANDAAGQRVSTCFTGSGTEFTIGAEDGTNIWIRMHAAMLTGSGWSIGAELVGSTNGNSIIEVVAGIQYVGDGFLDFLSDPVGSFDLVQGFGFQLPMLENVGTGIGETGTDRSGGETGNQSAEGSESADGDESQNAQSRSDDSPFELLRC